From Vanessa cardui chromosome 29, ilVanCard2.1, whole genome shotgun sequence, a single genomic window includes:
- the LOC124541994 gene encoding glucose-6-phosphate exchanger SLC37A2 — translation MRGNCLRYFKMSSVNRDAPIGVQCLQKLNSWLCPRFRINKLRWYQASVLILTYFTYMTYHLTRKPISVVKSVLHQNCSALTPPPDVRPGDDQWCNWPPFNTNDANTLLGTLDSAFLFSYAGAMFVSGMIAERVDLRYFLSFGMLVSAIFCYLFGLGRTLDVHDISFYLIVQAGAGIAQTTGWPGTVAIVGKWFGNAKKGLIFGLWNSHTSLGNILGTVMAAEFVESDWSLSFVYPALVMGAVAFLVFLFLVPEPKNVGLSTDRQSPNRPSHRSDDEEEASQVIVGDQAASLRPSRHSANTPPYQQDDPTEETALLSRRPSRSAGAVSLSRALAIPGVVEFSLSLFFAKLVSYTFLYWLPLYIKSSTTLTPKQSGELSTSFDVGGVAGAALAGLLADCVGAPALVCAAFYALAAPALLAYQSWGASSYVLNVALLVVAGVLVNGPYALITTAVSAELGTHSSLAGDSQALATVTAIIDGTGSIGAAVGPMVAGIVSSGSWSAVFYMLIACDLMALMLLVRIAKAEIVKIWQDRRLSSPRSVRIE, via the exons tcctGGCTATGTCCTCGGTttcgaattaataaattacgatG GTATCAAGCAAGCGTCCTTATTCTGACATACTTCACATACATGACTTACCATTTGACGAGGAAACCGATATCCGTAGTGAAGAGTGTCCTCCATCAAAACTGCAGTGCGTTGACACCACCGCCTGATGTCAGACCTGGTGACGATCAGTGGTGTAACTGGCCTCCGTTTA ACACAAATGACGCCAACACACTGCTCGGTACCCTTGACTCCGCCTTCCTGTTCTCATACGCTGGCGCCATGTTTGTTTCCG GTATGATCGCGGAAAGAGTTGATCTCAGGTATTTCCTCTCGTTCGGGATGCTGGTGTCTGCTATCTTCTGCTATCTCTTCGGCTTGGGTCGAACTCTAGACGTTCACGACATATCGTTCTATTTAATAGTGCAG GCCGGTGCGGGTATCGCTCAAACGACAGGATGGCCGGGAACAGTGGCGATCGTTGGCAAATGGTTTGGCAATGCAAAAAAGGGACTCATTTTTGGACTGTGGAATTCTCATACTTCCCTTGGAAATATTTTGG gtaCAGTAATGGCGGCGGAATTCGTGGAAAGCGATTGGTCACTATCGTTCGTGTATCCGGCGCTAGTGATGGGCGCCGTCGCGTTTCTAGTGTTCCTATTTCTAGTGCCAGAACCTAAGAACGTCGGCCTTTCGACGGATAGACAGTCT CCAAACCGACCCTCACACAGATCAGACGATGAAGAAGAAGCCTCCCAAGTTATAGTTGGAGATCAG GCGGCGAGCTTGAGACCATCTCGGCACTCTGCTAATACGCCCCCG TACCAACAAGACGACCCAACGGAGGAGACGGCGCTGCTGTCGCGTCGTCCGTCTCGCTCTGCGGGCGCTGTCTCGCTCTCCCGCGCGCTGGCCATCCCCGGCGTGGTGGAATTCTCCCTCTCTCTTTTCTTCGCGAAGCTTGTCAGCTACACATTCCTCTACTGGCTGCCTCTGTATATTAAGTCTTCCA CGACGCTGACGCCGAAGCAGTCGGGCGAGCTGAGCACGTCGTTCGACGTGGGCGGCGTGGCGGGCGCGGCGCTGGCGGGGCTGCTGGCCGACTGCGTGGGCGCGCCCGCGCTCGTATGCGCCGCCTTCTACGCGCTCGCCGCGCCCGCG ctGCTGGCATACCAGTCGTGGGGCGCCAGCTCGTACGTGCTCAACGTAGCACTGCTGGTTGTGGCCGGAGTGCTGGTCAACGGGCCCTACGCTCTCATCACCACGGCCGTCAGCGCGGAGCTCG GCACACACAGTAGCCTCGCTGGTGACTCCCAGGCGCTGGCCACCGTGACCGCCATTATCGACGGTACCGGCAGCATCG GAGCGGCGGTAGGTCCGATGGTAGCCGGTATCGTGTCGAGTGGTAGTTGGTCTGCTGTTTTCTACATGCTGATCGCTTGCGACCTCATGGCGCTGATGCTGCTTGTAAG GATAGCCAAAGCTGAAATAGTCAAAATATGGCAAGACAGACGGCTCTCGTCTCCGCGGTCCGTTCGTATTGAATAG
- the LOC124541993 gene encoding gamma-secretase subunit pen-2 — MDLNRMSNTKKLQLCKWYFKVGFVLLPFVWAVNSIWFFREAFIKPPFDEQKQIKKYVIMSGAGALTWAIVLISWAVAFQLQRVSWGATGDALSFIVPLGRA; from the exons atggatttaaacAGAATGAGCAATACTAAAAAACTGCAACTGTGTAAATGGTACTTTAAag TTGGATTTGTGCTGCTGCCGTTTGTGTGGGCAGTGAACTCGATCTGGTTTTTCAGGGAGGCATTCATTAAACCACCATTTGATGAacagaaacaaattaaaaaat atgtGATAATGAGTGGTGCCGGTGCTTTGACTTGGGCGATAGTGTTAATATCATGGGCAGTAGCGTTCCAGCTGCAAAGAGTCTCCTGGGGAGCCACGGGTGATGCTCTATCATTTATAGTGCCTCTGGGACGTGCTTAA